Proteins encoded in a region of the Vicia villosa cultivar HV-30 ecotype Madison, WI linkage group LG5, Vvil1.0, whole genome shotgun sequence genome:
- the LOC131606934 gene encoding uncharacterized protein LOC131606934 — MSPFNLSFLFLISLTLLSTTTSQERSPHGLVYESPIAFPPSAYLFFHPNARTPDTKNSCITSKCSPLPMAAAIVEADRKYENKASQNGAKQIGAGVVGGIIFAFAFVVVLVFGVYYVKVVRQANMSRNISNVQSHA; from the coding sequence ATGAGTCCCTTTAACTTGTCCTTCCTCTTTCTCATTTCCTTAACACTTCTCTCTACAACAACCTCTCAAGAAAGATCACCTCATGGACTTGTATACGAAAGCCCTATAGCTTTTCCACCATCAGCATATCTCTTCTTTCACCCCAATGCACGTACGCCAGACACCAAAAACTCTTGTATTACATCCAAATGTTCACCACTACCTATGGCAGCAGCTATTGTAGAAGCCGATCGGAAATACGAAAACAAAGCGTCACAAAATGGTGCGAAACAAATTGGAGCTGGTGTTGTTGGTGGCATTATCTTTGCTTTTGCGTTTGTTGTTGTTTTAGTTTTTGGAGTTTACTATGTTAAGGTCGTTCGTCAAGCTAACATGAGTAGAAACATTAGTAATGTTCAGTCTCATGCTTAA